In Carcharodon carcharias isolate sCarCar2 chromosome 33, sCarCar2.pri, whole genome shotgun sequence, a genomic segment contains:
- the LOC121272223 gene encoding LOW QUALITY PROTEIN: mucin-22-like (The sequence of the model RefSeq protein was modified relative to this genomic sequence to represent the inferred CDS: substituted 1 base at 1 genomic stop codon) — protein sequence MQTSEVTTFRTTEASEATSTGTTESTEPTSTNTTRNTDLTSTSTTETSGSTTTSTTETSENTSTAASQTTFVTRETSEPTSTSTTKTSEPTSTSTTETSATTSTSTTETTEPTSTSITETTEPTSTSTTVTSEPTSTSTTKTSEPTSTKTSATTSTSTTKTSETTSTSTTKTSETNSTSTTENTEPTSTSITETTEPTXTSTTKTSEPTSTSTTKTSGSTSTSTTKTSEPTSTSTTVTSETTSTSTTKTSETTSISTTETSATTTTSTTETSATSTTETSGSTSASTTKTSEPTSISTTETSESTSTINTATSQTTFVTREISEPTSTSTTKTSEPTTTSTTETSANTSTSTTETTEPTSTSITETTEPTSTSTTKTSEPTSTSTTVTSETTSTSTTKTTEITSISTTETSATTTTSTTETSASTTTSTTETSVPTSTKTSEPTSTSTTKTSEPTSTSTTETSATTSTSPTKTSETTSTSTTKTSEPTCTHLNKHKNQLNHFNRYHRNQWKYLNKLHANHTTKNTERTSTSTTETNGSTTTNTTETSEATTTTTTKTSETTSTGTTETTEPTSTSTTKTTEPTSTTTTKSSEPTSTITTETSGSTSTSTTKTSDPTSTSTTETSTTTSTSTTKTSETTSTGTTDTSATTATSTTKTSEPTSTRTTETSRSTSTSTTEISDPTSTSTTETSEPTSTSTTETHLTTSTSTIKTSATTTSTTETSESPSTSVPQKTVNPRQQAPQKTLNLLQQGPQKPAEVPQKALSPPQQTPQETQISLQQVPQKPVEAPQQAQQKPVKTPQQVPQNQCTHLNKHKNQ from the exons AAGCAAGTGAAGCcacttcaacag gtaccacagaaagcACTGAGCCCACCTCAACAAACACCACAAGAAACACAGATctcacttcaacaagtaccacagaaaccagtggaagcacCACAACAAGcacaacagaaaccagtgaaaacaCCTCAACAG CAGCCAGCCAAACCACATTTGTTACgagagaaaccagtgaacccacctcaacaagtaccacaaaaaccagtgaaccaacatcaacaagtaccacagaaaccagtgcaaccacctcaacaagtaccactgaaaccactgaacccacctcaacaagtatcactgaaaccactgaacccacttcaacaagtaccacagtaaccagtgaacccacctcaacatccaccacaaaaaccagtgaacccacttcaacaa aaaccagtgcaaccacctcaacaagtaccacaaaaaccagtgaaaccacctcaacaagtaccacaaaaacgaGTGAAACCaactcaacaagtaccactgaaaacactgaacccacctcaacaagtatcaccgaaaccactgaacccacctaaacaagcaccacaaaaaccagtgaacccacttcaacaagtacaacaaaaaccagtggaagtacctcaacaagcaccaccaaaaccagtgaacccacttcaacaagtaccacagtaaccagtgaaaccacctcaacatccaccacaaaaaccagtgaaaccacttcaataagcaccacagaaaccagtgcaaccaccacaacaagtaccacagaaaccagtgcaa caagtaccacagaaaccagcggaAGTACCTCagcaagcaccaccaaaaccagtgaacccacttcaataagTACAACAGAAACAAGTGAAAGTACCTCAACAATCAACACAGCAACCAGCCAAACCACATTTGTTACGAGAGAAATcagtgaacccacctcaacaagtaccacaaaaaccagtgaaccaactacaacaagtaccacagaaaccagtgcaaacacctcaacaagtaccactgaaaccactgaacccacctcaacaagtatcactgaaaccactgaacccacctcaacaagcaccacaaaaaccagtgaacccacttcaacaagtaccacagtaaccagtgaaaccacctcaacgtCCACCACAAAAACCACTGAAATCACTTCAataagcaccacagaaaccagtgcaaccaccacaacaagtaccacagaaaccagtgcaagtaccacaacaagcaccacagaaaccagtgtacccacctcaacaa aaaccagtgaacccacctcaacaagtaccacaaaaaccagtgaaccaacttcaacaagtaccacagaaaccagtgcaaccacctcaacaagtcccacaaaaaccagtgaaaccacctcaacaagcaccacaaaaaccagtgagcccact tgtacccacctcaacaagcacaaaAACCAGTTGAATcacttcaacaggtaccacagaaaccagtggaagtacctcaacaagctaCATGCAAACCA CACCACAAAAAACACTGAAcgcacttcaacaagtaccacagaaaccaatgGAAGTACCACAACAaacaccacagaaaccagtgaagccaccacAACAactaccacaaaaaccagtgaaaccacctcaacaggtaccactgaaaccactgaacccacctcaacaagtaccaccaaaaccactgaacccacctcaacaaccaCCACAAAAAGCAGTGAACCTACCTCAAcaattaccacagaaaccagtggaagtacctcaacaagcaccaccaaaaccagtgatcccacttcaacaagtaccacagaaaccagtacaaccacctcaacaagcaccacaaaaaccagtgaaaccacttcaacaggtaccacagacaCCAGTGCAACCACtgcaacaagcaccacaaaaaccagtgaacccacttcaacaaggactacagaaaccagcagaagtacctcaacaagcactaCCGAAATTAGTGATCCCACTtcaacaagcaccacagaaaccagtgaacccacatcaacaagcaccacagaaacccatctaaccacctcaacaagtaccattaaaaccagtgcaaccaccacaagcaccacagaaaccagtgaaagtccctcaacaagc gtaccacagaaaacAGTGAACCCAcgtcaacaagcaccacaaaagaCACTGAACCTGCTTCAACAaggaccacagaaaccagcagaa gtaccacagaaagcACTGAGCCCACCTCAACAAACACCACAAGAAACACAGATctcacttcaacaagtaccacagaaaccagtggaagcacCACAACAAGcacaacagaaaccagtgaaaacaCCTCAACAGGTACCGCAGAACCAGTGTACACACCTCAACaagcacaaaaaccagtga